ATTGCGATCCAGCTAGTAGGATTTGGAGCGACTTTTGCTATCACACAGACGATCGGTTAGCCCTGTTTGCATATCACCCGCTAACCTGAAACCGACTGATTATCTCCATCAACCCCATTCTCTCCAGCTGCTATCGGATTTCCGCTCATCATTATGTTGTTAATTCCTCTCCGCGCTGTTATCATTCCTCGCCTTCCGTTTACCGATGAGGAGTTGGCGATATTAGATGGGCCGACCGCTTCACCTTTCGTAAGTTTTCGCTGCTCGATCGCTTCCACGTGTGGATCGTAACCTGTTTCTTTTACTCTTGCAGACGATGGAGAGTGTTGGAGGCACCAGATAACTTAAATGTCAGTTATTACAAACCCGCTTTATGGACCATGTGCTGCCGTCGACTTCACCGTTCACAAAATCCTTGTATCATCCCTAACTTACTTTTGCTCATTGTTAGTAACGTTTGTATCCAAATTTGTTAGCTTTCTGAGTGATCCTGAAGATTCAAGGTTTCTGTCCCAAGAAGCCCGGCAGATTCTCCAGAGGACTTGATGGGCGCGTTGAAATACCACCCCTAATGCTACTCCTCTGCCACTCACCATTTTCACGCCGATAAGATTATGGTTCCCCACTATATAGGGAACGAGTTGTCTTCCGAACGAATGGTAGCAAAGTTTGGGCGGCTCGTTATTGCGAGGCGAGTCGACACGGAAACTATTCATATGGATCTAACGGGGACTTCACGCTTATAGGTTCAATCTATCATATATCATATATCAGCCACCACACTCGTCTTAGAATTGCGAGTAAAGTAAGAGTAAATAAAGTTCAAGCCGCAATACCTTCGTAAACGGTATCGTGATTCAAATGTTCTGAATTCATCACGAAGTACAATTCGGTCCATGTCCTCTGGGGTTTTCCCGGCCATTCAAGTTATGGCTCACTGAACGGTGCCAACAGCTAATTGCGGCGACCCTATAGAATGAGTCATTTATCTGGTTCTTCGATTCTCTTGTCAAGGAATGTTGCTCATAAAGCGATCAATCGTCAGTCGAATTCGTCGAAACCCGACAACGTTGTGTCGGTTGACAGACTGAGGTGCATCTGACAATTAACCTACGCATAAGTTTTGCCAGTATCACGACGGGGTCAGTTACTTTGTTACTTTACTCTGTTCTCGGCTCACCATCGCATTCGATACTTAGTTGAAATACGAATCGGTTTCGTGGCCACTGGGGCATGATTCGTAATTCAGACCTACAACGCTCAGGCTACCACGACACGAGAATCTGTTTCCTGTGAATGCTATCGATACATATACAAATGCTGGTGGACACAAACATGATAAAATCGAAAGATGATTGTAGGGGGAGATTAGAAagagatggaagaagattAGTCCCTCCATTCGTGATCAGATCCATCGTCACCATAGTACTCGGAATGCTGATCAAAATCATCTTGGAAGAAGAATTGATCAGGATTTTTTATCTTTGTAGGACAAAAAATAACCTACCGCTGGAATTCCATTCGTTGTCACTATCTTCTTCGTCCGGGTAATCATTTTTGTAGTACTCCTCGGCTAATATATCAAGCACTACGTATATCGTTTCAGAAGGATAGTACATTGAGACTTACCGTTGGAATCCTCATCGGCCTCATCCTCTACCTCTTCGTCAGACCCCGAGTCTGTCTCCGGGTCACCTAAGGAAGGAAGGCCAGTGCTACAACAGTCGAATCAGGGAAGAAAAGGCATCGGTAGCGCCGGGGCGAGAATACGAACACGGTTCCGACGGTAGATGTTTGGGTCCAATGTTGACGAGCACCTGGCCGATGGTAAAAGATATCCCACACATAATCGGAATCTCCATCATTAGCGGGAGTAGCTGGAGTATTGGACACTAGCGTGCGTCAGGCCTCAAGGGTAGCTTTGTTACGCAGACACCTTACTTTTCAGGTATGCCTGGAGTAAGGGCATAATCTTCTCCATTTCAGGATCCATGTCTGTTCCATTTTCTTCGTCGCTTCGCTCAAGGACTGCATCATACATTTTGAAGTCCGTCGCAGCCTTTTGGGCTTGCAACTCCCTCGCAGATAAAACGGGAGGCCTTGCGTCACAATCAGATCGTAAACGCCTGCGATCGAAAAGGTTTCCGTGACATACGGCATAGAGGGGTCCCACTGAGATGGGTAGTTCGACGATTCGCGCTCGATGACGGTGTATCGGCGGCTCGGGTCGCTAGGAAGAGGTTTGACTGCTGGTGCAGATGGGGTTGAAGAGTCGGATATAATGGATTGGTTGGATCCTTCTGCTCGAGCCAGTCGAGTTATTCGTTCCTATGATTGGGAATAAAATGCAGCAGCCGTCGTATAGACAGCCATAAGCACGTAACACACCTGGATTTCCCTTTGTTGCTTTTCATCCTGCCACACCGCGTCTTCGACGGTCTGGGCAAATTGAAAGAGGCCCTTTCCCCCCTTTGTTTTCTTTCGAGGAGCAGATTCGATGACTGGAATGTATATTAGAGTGACCATTGCGTGGTGGTGGGAGTAACCCTGGAATGATAGCAAAATGATAGTACTTGCCCAACGCATCGAGAGGTTCTTCATTCCGTTTGCGCTTGATTCGAAGGATAGTATACGGGTTTTCTTGAGCAGTTGGAATATTCATTTTGGGGTAGAAAGAAGGCTAGAGATGTGAGATGGGAAATTAAAAGTTTCTCTTCGATATTCAGCGCTTAGCGCGTAAATCTGTCATACATCAAGTAGGTAGCACGTGCACCGTTCCAGCCAATCCCGGCCTTGTGATTTTCTCTCCGACTCCCTCCATTCTGCTGACCGTCCAGTCCTGCCATCCATGGCTTCCCCTCTTATCCTTCGTTCTAGTCTTCATAGAGCACTTGCTCAACGTTATTTCCTCAGCGCTTCTCGATCTGCACTTCAAGGTTTGAATAAACACACTTCCAACTTTGAAGACACTTTCCTGACAATGTATACTGTCTCGCAGTCAGAAATGAAAGTAGTCAGACACAAACGCAGTTTCCATATATTCCTGGTGGACGTGAGTTTTTAAATCCTGAATTCTTTCTCCTGCCTCGTTCAAAATGCTCCGCAGCGATATACAGGGGAACTGTAAACGACCCAACATCATTTCCACCACCATCCCGTACACACGGATCTTACCACTGGGCATTTGAACGACTTTTGGCTGCTGGGCTGGTTCCTATGACTGTTGCAGCCTTTGCTACCAGCGGTTCAAGCTATCCCGTTCTAGATGGAATTTTGGGTATCAGCCTGATCATGCATAGTCAAATTGGGGTAAGTTTTAATATCCCATGCTGCTCAATCCTCACTGCGCTCTTCTTACAGTTCGACTCGATGTTGGTTGATTACCTTCACAAAAGGAAGTTCCCTATCATTGGCCCTATCGCAACATGGGGGTTGAGAGCTGCAACGGTTGGCACCATGGTGGGGATTTATCAGTTCAACACGAACGACATCGGTACGCATgtcgcttttttttttgtggtaTATGCGCTCATGAACTCAATATCACCAGGTCTCACGGAATTGATTGCAAAAGTCTGGACAGCGTAAATTTTCAGATTCTTTGGATGTATCATACTGTATCAATTCCGGTATTCGttgagcagcagcagcagcatgTCTTCAGAGAATTATGCGGTCAACGTACACTTCTCGCAGCCCAGAGCTAGCTAAATTACTTGACTGAACATGTGCAGAGAACTTGTGGCTGACGCATGGAGGCGGTGAAGTTCAAAGGAAACAGTGGGACGTAACTGCCTGACTCCTTCACCTTATCCTGCCACTGTCTGTACGTAGCAAGCAAATTCCAACGATGCTGCAAGCATTTTCTTACGAGAATGCTGATCCTCTGGGGCTTATAGAGCCTCTGGTATGCCACAAAACGCAGCCACTAGAGGGACTGTTCTGACTAGCGGGTGCGTTTCTAGAGCCGAATGCACCTAAATCGAAATGGTTCGCATAACGATGCGTCTAACGAGGTACAAATTCAATTCGTCTGGATACTCGATATTCACGTTCTGAGTAGCCAAGCTTCACCCCACTTCCATACATGACATTTGCCGCAAACGAATCCATTTGTTCCTTTTCCGTTGCCCAGCCGGTGGCACCTGGAGTTATATTCACCCACGACAAGTCCATTTGTTACGAATTCCGACCTCAAAATCCCGACTTTGATGCGCTCTCGAATTTCATGTGCAATTTTTCTCCCGGAAAAACAACCAGCTTGGTCTGCGATTGGATTTCAATCGATAATGGTACGACCCATGCGCGTTCACCATCACCTCTGTCGGTAGCGGCAATGAAAGCGTCTTTTGAGGAGCTTGCGTCGGCTCATCGACGCGATGGGAATATCACATTGACTGTCGCGTCGCTCGATGAACTCGCGCGTCGACATGGGATAACGGCAGGGAAATGGATGATGTTTTGTACAACTGGAGAGGTAGATATGGTTTGGGAGAAGGTCGCGAGATTTTGTATGGAGGAAATGAAGGGGTACGCCAGGGTTTCACCGAACAAGGGAGATGACCAGCATGTTGTTTCGGTCTACGTGGAGGACTTTGAGAAATACTCCGAGGTGATGAGAGTGAGGGAGGCGCTGAAGGAGATCGGTTTCAATCGGCCTATTGGATTCAAGATGGACGCGTATACGTTGTTGGGAATTTACAGGAAGAATCCTTGGGGAATTAATTGCAACAGGTACTATGAGTAGAAAGTTCACTTTGCTCATGGTGACTCCTCGTTTTTATAATAAACACAGTAGCTCGTGAATACTACAATATTACATTATTGCGGTAGTAAGAAGTCTAGTTCTCAGGGAACACATCTTGAAGTCCCTGGTTACTCAATCCACGCACCATGGAGACCCTTTCAACTGAGCGCTCTACGACACCGATGATTAGCATGGGTAAAAAGGGTCAAAGGGTTTGAAAGACGGTAGAGTTAAAACACTTACAACCGTCCTTGTCAGCTAAATGAATCTGCTCGATTCTAGGATGAGATATCCATGCGGGCGATGTTGATCTCAAATCCATGCTATCTTGACGTGTACAGTTCCTTCACGAGTCGATCGTGGGCCTCAGGCACCAACTTCCTCCAGTTCCATCAGAGTCCTCTGCCAACTGCTAAATTGAAGCCTGTACAGCGCACCGCGTCAATCCTGATAGAACTCTAGCAGTTGGTATCCGTACTTCAAGGTAATCCCAACGGTACAGAAGCAATTCTTTGAAAGCGGTCACTTTTGAATGATGGAATGGCAGCTGAGTAATTGGAGACTAGGACGCGTTCGAGAGCGAAAGGCGATCGTTCCAGTGGCCAGATAGCTCCATGAAGATAGAAGAAAAAGCGGTCAGCAGGAACAAATTGATTCATACCGGCCTACACCACGGTTCGTGCGGGATATCAAAAGGATGTCCGCGAGCTGATGTTACGAGCTTCTGCCTTGAAGTCTTGACGGACGTACTGGGGATGTCGGAATGATTGCTCGGAATAAGTCGGAAAAAGATCCCCTGCCCAGACATCCTCACGATATCCCACGAGGAATGTCCCAGCGACATCCTTCATTCGTCCATTTACTACTACTTGTGGCACCTTTAACTGTGATCCCggtatttttctttccttatgcTGGCCTCACACTCATATGTTCCCAATGTGTCTGTGATTGTCTTTAGATACCCTTTCGAGATAGTATTTCTGTCTAGACTAGGTTGAATGACCAAATGATTTATCCTACTTGGCTATGGTATCAACGTAAAACATACATGCTGACTGTGACCAACCTCTTCAATAGACATGTTGGGTCCACATGAAAAGCACCTCATAGAAATACTATCATGTGAAGCTGAATAGACTCTATTCATCCTGAATATTAGACATCAAGTTGTAAAATATAGTGGTCCGTGGATCATAACGAGCGCAGTCCGAGGCTGCGCCGTGACTGACTATGTACTGGGGTTGAAGGAATGTGGTATGTGTACGTAGCTGAGAAAGGTTAGAGGTATTTATGAGTAACGATAGGTGGCAGTTGTGGAAGATATGGTATTGGGCAAGCATGGATCTAATCAACAGCAGCAGTGGTAGTGGGAAGGGCTGCAAAAGCTTCTTTCGTCACGCTGGAAAATTGAGAGCGGTCGTGCTCGAGGTATCGTGCCATAGCCCTGATAAAACACAAATGAGTTGACGAGACGGAACGAGAGTCTGTGTGACCACGCACCGAGAGATACGGAGAGGATCTTTCCTTCACGAATCTTTTTCAACCTCTCGTCAATGTCGTTCCAAAATGTTGCTGGAGCCTTTCCATCGTCGGTATCAGCTCCTCCATCAATAAATTCGCGACGCTAGTACGGCAAAGGGATTAACAGAGAAGTGCAGCAATACTGGCTGCAAGTCAGTAGATATGTCCGTCAGTGCTTCAACCAGAACACTGAGTGCAGCTGCATTCTGGTTGGCGGCCATATCGAATTGACCACTCAAGGTCAGCCACCTGCTGTTGTGGTTGGTCTTCTTCAACTAGCGGCAGACCAATGGTGGTTGTGAGAGGACTTTGAAGAAaattgtcgtcgtcgtctgagGGCGACATCAGCAGCGGAATTCGAAGAGGAAATTAGTAGATGGAGGGAAGGATAATATCGGAAGAGGAAATACCTGCGCCCATGCTTCGTAACCATTCTTCAGTATTTTCGCTTGTTCTACTTTTCAAGCCCCGACATCATGAGCCCGACTCGGACAAGAAAAGTCAGAGCCAGCTCTGTCACTGAGATGCTGAGTGCGTTACCAAAGGCTCAAGGGATATGTCGGAAGGACAGTGGGGAAGAACATCAATAGAAGGCTGAGATTCTAGTAGAAGGATATGGTAATGAGGGGGTTCTGTCGAGATAACGACCTCAATGGGAGATTAAAAAAATGTCAAAAGGACATCCCAATGGCAGAGGAGGAATACGTACGCCGACGCGTCCATTTGAGGTTGTTAGGATGTCAGGCTGATGTACATCAAAAACATTAACATAATGTCGCGCGCTGACCATCGCACCTATATCCCGAGAAATTGGTGGTGTAGTCACGCCGGTGTGCAGCGTTGAAGAGCATCGACGTGGTGGAGATGCAGTGGCTCAACGTTAACGTCGAACCGTCGTCGGATGCGATGGAAGTATTGATTAAGCTTTCAAGGGCGGGTATGTTCACCAAAGATCAGACTTGAGGTAAGTAGAGGCGAGCATAAAGTTATCATAAGGAACATAATCCAATCTGGCTTTCAGTCGCGACTCGAGCAGAAGTGATTGTGAAGGTCCGGTAGTAGCCCAGGAGGATGAGAAATTATGTTCGAGTTTGGGAAGATCCCCGGTGAGCTGGACGGGATGCGGTTCTAGATATTGCTTTTAAAACCTCGGATGGATCGAAAGAGACGTTTGTGCTTTGCTATACTTGAGACGCTAGGACGAACTTTCAGATAAAAGAACCGACGGACGAGATCATCGTCAAACTGGGAAAGTCTGCACCGTTCTTGAATCCTCTGGTACCTATAGAGTTTAATTTCACGACCTTGGTGATAGTAGACGTACTAGAACTATTGAATCGGTCTAGTATCGGTCCATATGTGACTGTGGCCCGTTCCGGCGCGTCACGCTTGAGAGTCTGTATCGCACCTCTGTGCCCGCCGTCATCATGGCGCACAACGAGTACAGCTGGTATAACAACAACAATCGCCGAGCCAGCTCCTCGCAGAATGCTCCTCGCGATGCACAAAGTCTTTTGTCATCGTACCCAATGTCGGCAACGCCGGCGACTCATGGTGAGTTTACTCGCCCTTCCCCCTAATTAGTCTTGTCTCTGTTTGACGAGTTTCGAAAAATAACAGTTGTCCGCCATCTGGACCATATGTCGATAACGTCTGCTCACCCTACCTTCGTCAACGCAAATTATTATTCTTCTCATCCGCCCAGCGCCAGTTCTCAACAGCCTCCACCGCCATACACAGAGCACGCTTCGGAACTGACCTATATGAATGGCGCGCAATCGTCCAATGACCACGGATATTGGTTGCAGACTGCCAATAGCGCTATGAGGATGGTACAAGAGCAGGCTGGACCGTACGTCCCCAACGACATTCCAACTATATGCTATACACTAAATTGCCTTTGCGTCAGATCGTACCATTATCCTCAAGTTTCCAATAACCCTTGGCCGCCTTCCTCTTATCCGACGTCTGCAATTGCACAGACAATGTTTCAGCATACccaagcagcagcagcatacccgacaccaccaccaccaccaccgtcaTCGTCTTCATTAGCAGGAGCTTTAGGACCTCTTGTAGCAACTCACCCACCTCGTCGCCATCATGCTCAGCAACCAGAACAATCCGCGCAATTTTTTGATGATTTTTTGACACGGAAGACGCGTGAAATGTCGGTTATCGAAAAGCCAAACACCACACCTTCTCGTGCGAATGCTGTACCTTCCGAAAGTCCCGACCGGTTAACACTGAAATCAAAGTCGAATTACTCCTCTTTTACCACTCCACGAAAGCGGAAACCCGTTGTCGAGCTCTCATCTCCCTCCTTCAAGAAACGGAATTTCGCAACCGACGCCGATCGCTCAAGCTCCAAAACTCGGCCAACAGCTgcttcgatttttggtcTTGAAACGCCGTCCTCCACCACCTCGTCGGTACCTTACACCCCCTCAACTTCGGCTTCCACTTCCTCCACAGGCAAGTCAACGTCCATCAGAAAGACTCTGACTTTGGATCATGTCAATATTCCCCCCAAACCATGGCTTacacctctttcctttcgtaAGAAGTCCATTTCCTCACCATCTGTATTAACAGATGGAAACAATACCCGTACTGCGGTCGACGACTCACCTGACGACCTCGGAGGCTACGGTACAGAGGAGGACAGTCCAACAAAAGGCAGATCACTACTTGACTCTGTACATTCGCCAGCGCGTCGGCCCGTTGATGGTAACTTTTACTTTCTCTGCGACTCGGGCTGCAGTCACTTATCGATTTACTCTCACAGTCCCCCTCCAAAAATTGTGCTCATTAATGGATGGTATCTTCGCTGCGGAAGATTCCCTACCGGCTGAGGCTGAACCTGCGGATCTGCCTTCATCTTACTTTTCCTCCCACTCTACGGATTGCTCTAGACCGGCATTGAATTCGCAGACCATTCGCAAGCTCACTCAATATATCGGAAATGTTGCTCGACCTCTGAAGCGCAGTCGCCATGGTGCAGGATCGCTGGCTACCCCTCGAGGCAGAGCTGGAAGAATGGCCGACGTAGACGCACAAATTTTGTCGCGTATGCTCAAGACCTTGACTAGGAGTGTGAAAGTAGGGGAGGATTCGGATCCGTTTGCGACTCATCAGCACCAACAACACGCCCCATCGTCGACGCCAAAGACGCCGACGAAAAAAGCCGCTGGcaaaaagaagaagggtGAAGAAGGCGAACAAGAATCTGATGATCACCGAGGCCCCAGGGAGTCGGACTTGGACAATCTCACGAGGGATCTGGAGATAGCTCGAGACAGTGTGCTAGCCGCTGAATGCTGTGTTACTTTACTGGGCAGTGACAGACTAACGAAACAGGTGTGCTCTTCTGTTTGACTGCAAGGGCTCTACTCATTTTCCGTCAAGCTATATTCAGAGGAGATCATTACCTCGTGTCTCAACTCTGTCAAGAACCAACTCACGAAGATCATATACCCATTCGTAGAGTGTTGTTCTGAGACCAACGTGACCTCCGTATCGAGCACCTCTCTGCTCTATCACGTTGTGAAGCACAACTCTTCGCAGTTGCAGAACCATCGCAAACTCCTGGGTGAAATGTTTCAAGGCCTATCTGCAATTCTCCCGAAAATCAATATCCTGGTTAGTGCAGAGAGTGTAGCGATGTCCGATTCTATCGTTATTCAAGCGGTGTACATTGCTATCGGGCCTTTCTTTGTGGAAGGGGATGGCACGCATGGAGAAGGCAGAGGTaaaaaggagaaggagagcaTAGTAGTGAAGACTTTCGGGAAAAGTGCATTAAGGGGGCTAAGACTACATGCGCTTTCGTTGATCCGTGAGGTTAGTCCTCCAGTTCCCTTGGTGTAAGGCATCTTTGACGTATTTCATTGCTAGATATTCGCCAATCGTGAAGATCAGCGGTCCTGGATTATTGAAGAGATCTTATCTTCCCTCATCAAGTTGTCCGACTCTAATCAGAAAGCTGGACAATTTAGGTGAGAgaatgtttttcatcttgGAATGACAGGTGCTCAAGGCTTCATTTAGACTCCGCGATGGTCGTTCCATTCGAACGGTCTCTGCCCTTCTGCTTCAACTCGTGCAAACATCGACGCATGATGTACGCATACAAGCGAAGAAAATTGCGAAAGCAAGGGAGCAGACATTCGCTTTGAAGACACAGACCAGTTTTACAGAAAATAAGGAAGAGCCGTTCTTAGATGAGCATGATCATGACGTGGGTGTTTATTGATATGCGACCCAATGTTTGTTGATTTTTTTTCCAGGAAATACGGCTTTACAACTCAGGGCTCGACTCTGCCATAAAGGCGGCAAAGACTATCATCTTATTTTTGACCCAGAGGTAAAATCTTCACGAGTTCTAATACCTATTTGATTATGTTCATATGGAGTCAATAGATCTGGCAAGAACAAAGCTACTAAGAACTCGAATGAGGCGGAATATAGAGCCATTTTCGATAACCTCATCTCTGATCTATTGGTTGTATTGTTCTGGCCTGAGTGGCCCGCTGCTAGTCTTCTGCTATCCATAGCATGCAAGTTCATGGTTAGTGTTGTATTCGCCCTTCACTACTATTCATGATCAAACTTCCTTTGTGCAGCTTTCTTCGTTGGATGATGTGAAGACGAATCACTCGGACAATAACGCCGCAAAGACCATCGCATTAGACCACCTTGGAGTCATCGCCGCCAGGATCCGGTCAAGCTTTCTTAAACTCCAAGAAACTACGGATGAAACGCGGGCCAAGTCGAGAATTTTGAAACCGTTTGATGAAATCGTGAAAAAGACCGACGTGAAAGAACTTCAGCGGCTGatttctgcacaccaagACGTGGCTACTCATCTCGCAAAACGGTCATCCGAAGACCAAGCCTCTGATGTGAGTCAGGCTTTCGTCACACGGGGGTTGTGAAGCAACCTCATTCTTTTCTAGAGCGCGCAAGAGCTCAGTGCCGCCACGCTTGGTCACGAGTTGGCAGGAGTCTTGAAAGCTGCCAATGGTCGGTTAAGCGCCGATATTGACGATGATGATCTTAACATCAAGGATATGTCCAAGCTTCGGTTGTTTGGAGAGAAGGTGAAGGAGGCATTGAGGGACGTTTGGAAAGACCGTGCAACAGATGTCTTTGATATAGGGTATGCCCACGGCTCTTGATGCGAGTCCGTAACTCACTCCGACACTTCCCTTTCTGTTAGCTCTCAAGAGGAAGCTGACCGTATTGAACGCACGGCTGAAGAAATTGGATCAATAAGTATGACGCGGACCTTCTTCCAGCCGATTCTTAACGTCATTTTGATGGCACTCGATGCATCACCTATATTCATGCGTACCAAGGCTTTGAGAGCTCTGGGTCAGATTGTGACAAGTGATGCCACCATCCTCTCCATGGTAAGATGAACTTGGCTTCGAAGGTTTATTCTTACGTCTTTCAGCCTGGCGTTCGGCGCGCTATCGAAGTCCGCCTGCTTGATGGCTCTCCCGCTGTACGCGATGCTGCTGTTGAATTAATCGGAAAGTACATGATTGAGGCTCCCGAAGTTGCCAGTGATTATTATCAGAAGATAGCTGACCGAATGGCGGTCCGTATACCTGGCCCTTCTTTATTGTACAATCTCAATTCATTTTATATCAGGATACCGGCCTTGGCGTTAGGAAGCGTGTTATCAAACTGCTCAAGGCATTTTACCTTGTTACGGATGATGTCTCTCGCCAGACTGATATCGCCACTCGCTTTGTTCTTCGCATGATGGACGAGGATGACACCGTTAAGGAATTGGCTGTGAAGACCATCGAGGAGCTCTGGTTCCCAAATACAACGCCATCAGTCTTAGCTTCACCCTCAAAGCGATCGACTGTGATGTCACAAGGAGTATCAGAGAGTACATCCTTGGTGTCGAAAGTCGCAATAATTATGGGAGTGTCTGCCAACTTTCGAGAAAGGCAATCTCCTTTGGAAGACCTGCTACATAAGATAATGGCGGAAAAGGAGGGTAACGATGCTGCTTTACTTCATACTCGCTATGCTGAGATATGCGGGGTCTTGATTGATGGTCTTGTGGATGCGTCGGATCTGCCTGGTTTCGTAAGAATTCTTCTTTCAAGTCGATTATACTCTAACACGCAGCAGACTACCACGAATTGTATACGAACAATCAACCTGGTGGCCTCAGCCTACCCCGCGGTCATCACGAGTGCTAATGCCTCTACATTTCTGCCCTATCTCAAGTCACCTTCGAACGTACGTTTTCTGCTTCGATATCCCGATAGTTTTGGTTGTTTACTTCTCTGCAGCCGGAGGAACAGGCAACTGCGGATTaccttctcaaaattttcCGGGCATCCATCCCCCACATGCCGAAAACGGCTGCCAAGTTTGGGCAGGAACTTCAGGCGATACTTCAACCCATGATTCTGAAACCATCCCCGATAGGCGGTCTCGCGGTGCGTTCTACCACTGAACGGTTCTTCAACCTGGTCCTCGTACTCACCATTCATCCAGTCGCTACAGGAAACCGTTGCTTGTATATGTATCGTGGTTCGACATCTAACCCACGATTTCGGTCGGCTGATAGCGCTATTGAAATCTTGTAATGGTGGGCCCCTTACGTCGAAGTAGAATGTCCAGCTCCCTGACGCTTTGTTTCTAGCTCGTATGCAAGAGGCAATTAAACGCCCGTCGGACGAACCGTTAGCTCCCAACAACGCCAGGGGTCTGATCACCCTGATATATCTTATATCGTTGTTGGCGGAACATTGCAACTTCGATCAGCTCCGTGTTGAACAACCAGAGCAAGCCAAGAATCTCAACTCCGTTTCGGAGGTAAGTCACTCTCGATgtatcttcttctacttgcGGACTAATTCATTTCCGTGGCAGGGATCAATAATTGAACATATATATAGCAGCCTTCTTACTTTACTTGAGAAACATGACGACTCTACTCTTCGCCCAAGAATATTGCAATGCTTAGGTGCGGCCTTAGATTATGGATGAGATTCTGATGCCTGAAGTAATGTTTTTAGGCTTCCTCTTCCGAGCGCAACCGACTTTGATGACGCTGGAGAACTCGGCCACAATCATGGACTCAATATTCGCTTCTCCTGAAGAGGAAGGTAAAGCTCGCCTCTTGAAGATTATCCAGGAATTCCTTGTTTCAGAGTCAGCCAAACACTCCGCTAAAGAAAAGGGTCTGTGTCGTCCCTGAGTGTCATTCGAACCTCTACTGACATACATTCACGGCAGAGGGATTGAAGCGGAATTCCAAGCCGGTCGATGTCAATATGGACGAACTAGTCGGTAATACCGATGGATTTGCGGACTCCGGGTGCGTTGTTTTACGGTGGCAGATAAGCTTCTAACTGAGCGTTGGCACAGAGTTGCCTCGGCAGTGG
This genomic window from Marasmius oreades isolate 03SP1 chromosome 8, whole genome shotgun sequence contains:
- a CDS encoding uncharacterized protein (BUSCO:EOG092604A0), with translation MAHNEYSWYNNNNRRASSSQNAPRDAQSLLSSYPMSATPATHVVRHLDHMSITSAHPTFVNANYYSSHPPSASSQQPPPPYTEHASELTYMNGAQSSNDHGYWLQTANSAMRMVQEQAGPSYHYPQVSNNPWPPSSYPTSAIAQTMFQHTQAAAAYPTPPPPPPSSSSLAGALGPLVATHPPRRHHAQQPEQSAQFFDDFLTRKTREMSVIEKPNTTPSRANAVPSESPDRLTLKSKSNYSSFTTPRKRKPVVELSSPSFKKRNFATDADRSSSKTRPTAASIFGLETPSSTTSSVPYTPSTSASTSSTGKSTSIRKTLTLDHVNIPPKPWLTPLSFRKKSISSPSVLTDGNNTRTAVDDSPDDLGGYGTEEDSPTKGRSLLDSVHSPARRPVDVPLQKLCSLMDGIFAAEDSLPAEAEPADLPSSYFSSHSTDCSRPALNSQTIRKLTQYIGNVARPLKRSRHGAGSLATPRGRAGRMADVDAQILSRMLKTLTRSVKVGEDSDPFATHQHQQHAPSSTPKTPTKKAAGKKKKGEEGEQESDDHRGPRESDLDNLTRDLEIARDSVLAAECCVTLLGSDRLTKQLYSEEIITSCLNSVKNQLTKIIYPFVECCSETNVTSVSSTSLLYHVVKHNSSQLQNHRKLLGEMFQGLSAILPKINILVSAESVAMSDSIVIQAVYIAIGPFFVEGDGTHGEGRGKKEKESIVVKTFGKSALRGLRLHALSLIREIFANREDQRSWIIEEILSSLIKLSDSNQKAGQFRLRDGRSIRTVSALLLQLVQTSTHDVRIQAKKIAKAREQTFALKTQTSFTENKEEPFLDEHDHDEIRLYNSGLDSAIKAAKTIILFLTQRSGKNKATKNSNEAEYRAIFDNLISDLLVVLFWPEWPAASLLLSIACKFMLSSLDDVKTNHSDNNAAKTIALDHLGVIAARIRSSFLKLQETTDETRAKSRILKPFDEIVKKTDVKELQRLISAHQDVATHLAKRSSEDQASDSAQELSAATLGHELAGVLKAANGRLSADIDDDDLNIKDMSKLRLFGEKVKEALRDVWKDRATDVFDIGSQEEADRIERTAEEIGSISMTRTFFQPILNVILMALDASPIFMRTKALRALGQIVTSDATILSMPGVRRAIEVRLLDGSPAVRDAAVELIGKYMIEAPEVASDYYQKIADRMADTGLGVRKRVIKLLKAFYLVTDDVSRQTDIATRFVLRMMDEDDTVKELAVKTIEELWFPNTTPSVLASPSKRSTVMSQGVSESTSLVSKVAIIMGVSANFRERQSPLEDLLHKIMAEKEGNDAALLHTRYAEICGVLIDGLVDASDLPGFTTTNCIRTINLVASAYPAVITSANASTFLPYLKSPSNPEEQATADYLLKIFRASIPHMPKTAAKFGQELQAILQPMILKPSPIGGLASLQETVACICIVVRHLTHDFGRLIALLKSCNARMQEAIKRPSDEPLAPNNARGLITLIYLISLLAEHCNFDQLRVEQPEQAKNLNSVSEGSIIEHIYSSLLTLLEKHDDSTLRPRILQCLGFLFRAQPTLMTLENSATIMDSIFASPEEEGKARLLKIIQEFLVSESAKHSAKEKEGLKRNSKPVDVNMDELVGNTDGFADSGVASAVVQRYMNHILDAALSQNLQVQGSAIDILTFTVKQGLAHPLQSFPVIIALETSSNAFLSNRASALHAILHGKHASLLNTRYRESAKQSFDYQRKVSPDSVQGYRLQPTPIAVLQRWYSLVREKRQARQDFLKSLVKVFQESHSYQSSQEDVDFTRYMAENFSAFDYKTQEEVLTVIKFLTTVLSTTGTHVLELLSPSHLLTTLRTPAPLGKPDSKTSQTEVQQLPTLYTTEGEPTPMEGVEATNAGPATAAPEPQSELGHIRTSVIISIVMLLKTHLKSLYGLSEEKCSKFVPGKKSAIGDKPTTKRHDQPVSWERLPFAIKPILTSEDSAAQKARFLEIWTQDGFTVEPEDDPIS